The following nucleotide sequence is from Drosophila kikkawai strain 14028-0561.14 chromosome 2L, DkikHiC1v2, whole genome shotgun sequence.
AGAAAATTTGGATTTGAGTCATACTTGAAGATTAGCATTGTGTACGGTGGTACGTCCTTCAAGCACCAAAACGAGTGCATCACCAAGGGATGCCATGTTCTGATTGCCACCCCAGGACGTCTGTTGGACTTTGTGGAACGCACATTCATAACTTTCAATGATACTCGCTTTGTTGTACTCGACGAGGCCGATCGAATGCTGGACATGGGCTTCTCGGAGAGTATGCGGAAGATTATGACCCACAGTACTATGCGACCGGAGCACCAAACCCTTATGTTCTCTGCCACTTTTCCGGAGGAGATTCAGCGTCTGGCTGGAGAGTTTCTTAATAACTATGTCTTCGTGACTATTGGCGTAGTGGGAGGAGCATGCTCGGATGTCAAACAGGATGTGTTTGAAGTGAACAAGTTCAACAAACGGTCCAAGCTTATGgtaagttttataaatatatgtgttgATATATTTAACTCAGATTAatgcctttttatatttttatttcttaaggAAATACTACGAGAGGATGCCAATGGTACCATCGTCTTTGTGGAGACTAAGCGTGGTGCTGACTTTTTGGCATCATTCCTCTCTGAAACCGAGTTCCCCACAACCTCCATCCATGGTGATCGTCTTCAGAGTCAACGCGAGCAGGCCTTGCGTGATTTCAGAACTGGCAAGATGAAGGTATTGATTGCCACTTCAGTGGCGGCCCGTGGTCTAGGTAAGTGATAGCGAGTTAATTCTTTCGAAGTTATTTTATGTCATTAACCTACTTAACATTTACATTCTAGATATCAAAAATGTGAAGCATGTGGTTAACTTTGATTTGCCGAACAATATTGCCGACTATGTCCATCGTATCGGGCGTACAGGTCGTGTGGGCAACAATGGTCGTGCAACCTCGTTCTTTGACCCGGATCATGACCAGGCACTTGCTGCCGATCTGGTCAATACGCTGGCTGGATCTGATCAAACGGTGCCAGATTTTCTGCGTCAGCTGAGCGGTGGCGGTGGAGGCGGTTACTCGCAATCCGCCTTTGGCGGAGTTGATGTCCGTGGTGGCGTAAGTAGAGCTTAATACCAGACAGCCAATAAGAGCAAGATGAGTAACGTCataagcattttttttttgcaatgtctcgcttgcaaaaacaaaaacttaaattttaaatgtataggCTTTCTGCATCTTGTTATTATATGATATTTAACCCTATACCGTCTGCAgatatatattacattttattttttataatatcttTATAAAGGGCAAAGCCATCACTTGCGCAACCAGCAACGAAGAAGACCAGGATTGGGACTAAAAGAGGAagagaaaaaccaaaagacgaaattaaaaaaaaaaacatgacaTTTTGAAACCAATGTGGcggtatatataaaaaatatgtattaaagCCAATcgtttaagtttttaatttccaCGATGGagattataatttaattatctaaatataaatagcGAAACCTCAATAACTTGTATTATTGCGTCGGTAAATTTGGTAAAACCACGGATATACCTTCAAGTCTTGGTAAAATACCCTGTATAATCATATGTTTGCACTTATGTACTCATCCTTGTTGGTTTTGTttcgttgtttgttgtttgtcttTCCTTCTGTCTGCCTTCCTGCTGCTCTCATGCTCTCTTTCCCGCTCTTCAAGCCGGCTTTTCTCAGTTACTGCCTCGCCCTGTGACCGCCCCCCAAAAGCAAACCAACATCGACCAACAACAAATGTTGCTTTTGCGTTTGCTTTCCTTTGCAGAACAAAATCAATAACGCGAGAAACTCACCACGACGGGTCTAGCTATGCTCTTTGCGTGTTGGCTGTGTTCTCAGTCTCTGATGGCATTTCGTAGTGAGCGTTACATTCAACGCGTTTCCATATATATAGAAGGAAAAAtcacaaaattgtttaatcgCTGTTCaaactaaaaaagaaaaagaaaatagggCATTATTTATTCCGGGGCCTGAAAGTATGCTAACGTTATATTTACCATTTCCGTGGAAAATGTGTTGACGaaccgtgtgtgtgtgtttgtgtgtgttgtgacTGTGTTTAACCTAGATGCAAGAAGCGATTATGAAATAAGAAAACCatttggaattttatttatgcttttACAAGCGGCTAAAAGAGAGCTTTTGAGGAGGGCTATGTATTTCGTTCTTCCTTTGTCTGTGCGTAGACatagtagttttttttttgggaacgGCCGGGGGTGGTTTCCACCCTTTCCCAGCAACTACAATAGCATCTTTTTAGCCGGCAATCTCTTgacatttatgtatatttaccCTTACTGATTGTTGAGTTTTTCTTCAgcattcttgttttttgtagCCTACTTCTTTGGGTCAGTTGATAAAATGATTAAAACTAGACTTTCCCAGTAGGCAAAAGAACGATGGTAACACGAAACTATAGCAAAATGTTTGTAAACGCATTTTAACTTATTTCTAAGCCGGGGGCtagaaaaacaattaaaataaagtttttaaaatcgTCAAACCAAAACTGTAAATCGTATAAAacaactaaaattaaaaatagagcaaacaGAATCTGATAAAGCATGAGTCAaagttttgaaaatttaatgcaCGGCGAAGAAGAAGGTGGCAGAGATGGTGCTCCTTACTCGGAACGCCAATCGTCCGACGATATACAGGAGTCAActgcaacaataacaacgacAACAGAGACTACAAATGCCGGCgacggtggcggtggcggtggcgacGAGGATGATTTCACCGATGACAACAATTTTGAATCGAATTTGCGACGTCGCAAAGGCAAAATAATATCCTGTGCCAAGGAAACCATCGAGAACGGTGAGTGCAAAAGCAAATACTTAACCCCAAGGCATTTTTATATGATAGACATTAGATTTGTTTTCCAAAAGTTGGTCAGCAGtctacatattttataattgtaAGAAATATTGTAGAATAATCTAAAGTAGTACAAAAAATCATGTTTAATATATTCTGATAAAACGCttatatattgaaattaaattgagccAGAAGGAcggaaatataataaaaaaaataaaatacatataaggATGAAAGGATTGGAGGATACCtagaatatttttgttgtgatTAAttaaaggaagctaactttagtGAAGAAATTGTATTTGAAACATTTCCTTCTTTACAAATCCACTATAGATTCTTGTTagttcttttaaatttaaaaggtaaaacaaaaatatctgATTATCCTATCGAGACTGTAAACTCGACCAATGGCTTACTTATAGATCTATCAATCTACTATCAAAGTCAGCTAAAATTATCGTCTCAGCTGGGGATGTTGTTAGAGATTAGGGACAAACAAGTCTGTTTTACAGCTTTGCAAACTTTTagatacaatttttattaggCATGgtgataattttaaaagtgttttaagATCTGTGGTTATTCctattttctaaaattgtgcaaacacttaatatgtaaataaaagctGCAGTAAGCTAACAAATTCAACGcgatttataatattaaaactagttaattaaatgtaaaattttagtattcatattttaaaggatttcGTTTCGCTTAGACTCACAAAAGTTCCAAAAATTAAATCGCAATTTGTTAGCTTGCTAAGATTGCACAACAAAATTAACAGCGTGTTGTGGCGTGTGTTTTCAAATAAACACCCTTACCGTCTCCTGTTTCCATCTTGCTCCCAACTCGACCCCAAATTGGCTCCTCATCAGCCGCCCACTTTGTTCGAGGGTGTTCAGGAAGTGCGCGGATTTACGTGTTGCCAAAATAGCAGACATGACTTTTAAACTTTACTGGCAATCTGGGACAACCGACTGTGTGACGTGGTGAACTTCCTCATGGGCCCCACTCGACAACTGGCCCCAATGTTCCATTAGCACCAACCCATTTTGACGAGAAATGCATTGCGTGCGTTAGACATTAGAAGAAATTTGGCGAATGGCGTTGGTAGCTCATCGATTTTTACCGAGTTCGTTGTACATAGCGTCTAGTAATGGAATTGAATCATACTTCGTCGGTCACATCAATCGTTGGCTTTGCGCCCCCATTTCTTTACGCTATGGGatcgcctgcctgcctgcctgtctgtctgtgtTTTCACTcgcttttttgtttgcctttgttaAATATTGTTCCCCTGCCATTTCAATCGCTCTATCGGCAGCGATGGCTCCTTAAATTCTGGGTAATAGTGTTGTTCATAAAGTATTCAATTAAATcatattgttttaattgaatactttatgaatacaaaaaaaaaaagtaaactaaGTGAGTTATGAGTTGGCACGCCAGGAGGATATAATGACTTCTGCAGAAGTTGTGGGATACAAGGAGTATATTATTTCGTAATTAGTTGTGGTTGCTCTTTTGAGCAACACTTTTCAGATAAATACAGAAACATCTAGTCAGTGTCTTCATCATAGATCTCATTGAACTGGCGTCACCGATTCATAAAGATAGAGATAGATAGATCCGCGTTGACTGGGTATTGATACCAGCTTATCCTTTgcctttttaaaaagaaacatatatACTCTATAAACAATTTACCAAACAGATCCtttcataatattttgtaaaatgcTCGTGGTGGTATTCCCTTGAGCTTGGACAAGATTGAGTACAAAATCTTGCTATGCAAATGCTTGGCAAGTGTCGTGTGCACAAAGATACATCTTAGCAATAAGGCATCTAGCAGGATAACTGTGTGAATGGTCCTGCCCCAGGCATTGCTGTcaatcttcttcttctcttcTCGTGCAGGATGTTTGGTGTGTATTACCATCCGCTGCTTACATAGTTGCAATATGCGAGTACTTTTGATGATGTGGGAATTTGCAGGCGACGAGGATGCGGTGAGGTGGCAGGTGGATTCATCTTGAGCATTTCGGATTTTGGTAAAATGGTGAAGTCTTCATCAAGGCATAAGTTCTCTGGGACAGTGCACTTTATTTCAATTTCCGCAGAATCATAATACTGTTATTCGATTTGATTGCCTGTTAATAAGGGATACAGATATGTATATACTCATTTTGACAAGTTACAAATAGAGCTtcagtaatatttatttccaagCTTTTTATTTGACAATCTTGCCATTATTCGTGCTTGGATTTACATTGTTGTCTTGACAATACTCATGTGAAATCTTAGTCCTTAAAAAAAGTATAGAAATAGcttaaaatacaaacaagTCAAGGGAGCTGAATTGTTACCGTTTTCCATCCTGGCAGGATTTACCATTAAGTCGTCGACCGACGTGGTTACTCCAAAGTTCAGTTGAACTGCTATTCGTTTTCCCCCTTTTCCTCGTTggataaaaagaaaaaagattgAGTCGAgaataaaacgaaatgaaCTCTTTGTCCGTATTT
It contains:
- the vas gene encoding ATP-dependent RNA helicase vasa, whose amino-acid sequence is MSDWEDEPTTAGGSGDQPAKTQTNVSGWSDDEGNDNKNSGGGERGGYRRGGENSGEERRGGRGGGGFNRERGERGERGERGERGERGEHRGERGERGERGEGNGFERRRRGDDDDINNNNKDFGEDGEKKREFYIPPEPTNDETEIFSSGITSGINFSKYDNIPVKVSGENVPKPIGNFDEANLRGIVHENVVKSGYKVPTPIQKVSIPVIADGRDLMACAQTGSGKTAAFLLPILSKLLEEAQDLEIGKPQAVIVSPTRELAIQIFNEARKFGFESYLKISIVYGGTSFKHQNECITKGCHVLIATPGRLLDFVERTFITFNDTRFVVLDEADRMLDMGFSESMRKIMTHSTMRPEHQTLMFSATFPEEIQRLAGEFLNNYVFVTIGVVGGACSDVKQDVFEVNKFNKRSKLMEILREDANGTIVFVETKRGADFLASFLSETEFPTTSIHGDRLQSQREQALRDFRTGKMKVLIATSVAARGLDIKNVKHVVNFDLPNNIADYVHRIGRTGRVGNNGRATSFFDPDHDQALAADLVNTLAGSDQTVPDFLRQLSGGGGGGYSQSAFGGVDVRGGGKAITCATSNEEDQDWD